The following nucleotide sequence is from Rhizobium rosettiformans.
CAGATTGGCGCGGCCGTCTTCATCGGCCGAGGCGGTGACGGCCTTCGCCAGCATGTCGAGGGCAGCACGATCGAGCGCCGCTTTCGCTGGCGCAGGTTTGGCGGTGGATGCCTTGGGCGCGACAACGGCTTCCGCTTCCTTCTGTTCCCCGGCGGCCGTGTTGAGCACATCGAAATAAACGAACTTGTCGCAAGCAGTAATGAAGGGGCGTGGTGTCTTTCGTTCCCCGAAGCCATAGACGGTGACGCCCTGTTCGCGGATGCGGGCTGCGAGGCGGGCGAAATCGCTATCGCTTGAGACGATGCAGAAGCCGGAGAAGCGGCCGGTATAGAGCAAGTCCATAGCGTCGATAATCATTGCGCCATCGGTGGCATTCTTGCCGGTCGTGTAGGCGAATTGCTGGACTGGCTGAATCGAGTGTTCCAGCAGGCATT
It contains:
- a CDS encoding NYN domain-containing protein, with product MAIENNPALALLIDGDNASPKIVGGLLAEIANYGTASVKRIYGDWTKPNLNGWKECLLEHSIQPVQQFAYTTGKNATDGAMIIDAMDLLYTGRFSGFCIVSSDSDFARLAARIREQGVTVYGFGERKTPRPFITACDKFVYFDVLNTAAGEQKEAEAVVAPKASTAKPAPAKAALDRAALDMLAKAVTASADEDGRANLARVGAHLAKQSPDFDARNFGFPRLSDLVDASGIVEIERIGDNPKIIMVRLKGEATARPAK